A single window of Streptomyces xanthii DNA harbors:
- a CDS encoding AraC family transcriptional regulator, whose amino-acid sequence MSGGSQEFVRATPRPGGPIVSAIGYRSEGQRPALHRGLPSPYLTVIFSLDGPVVGGATAEQATGTGAVRTDIVVGGLHQAPAFIAQPAHEAGIQLSLHPLAARAVLGVPAAALSGEIVTEGTDVFGPAAARIRDRLHELPGWADRFACLAAYLRPDDDPFAGVRPEVAEAWTWLARHRGAGTLPGLAAHVALSERRLTTLFRAETGLSPGQAARLMRFQHAKAAVVRAVARGAPPDLARVAAAHGYADHSHLVRAFHRYTGLSPTAWLAEECRNIQAGGHLNGEESDS is encoded by the coding sequence ATGAGCGGCGGCTCCCAGGAGTTCGTGCGCGCGACGCCGCGGCCCGGTGGCCCGATCGTCTCGGCGATCGGATACCGCAGCGAGGGGCAGCGGCCCGCGCTGCACCGCGGGCTGCCCTCCCCGTACCTGACCGTGATCTTCTCCCTCGACGGGCCCGTCGTCGGCGGCGCCACCGCCGAGCAGGCCACCGGCACGGGCGCCGTCCGCACCGACATCGTCGTGGGCGGGCTGCACCAGGCCCCCGCCTTCATCGCGCAGCCCGCGCACGAGGCCGGCATCCAGCTCTCCCTGCATCCGCTCGCCGCCCGTGCCGTGCTCGGCGTCCCCGCCGCCGCGCTGTCGGGGGAGATCGTCACCGAGGGCACCGACGTGTTCGGGCCCGCCGCCGCCCGGATCCGCGACCGGCTCCACGAGCTGCCCGGCTGGGCCGACCGCTTCGCCTGCCTCGCCGCGTACCTGCGCCCCGACGACGATCCCTTCGCCGGTGTCCGCCCCGAGGTCGCCGAGGCCTGGACCTGGCTCGCCCGGCACCGCGGCGCGGGCACGCTGCCCGGGCTCGCCGCGCACGTCGCCCTCAGCGAGCGCCGGCTCACCACCCTCTTCCGCGCCGAGACCGGCCTCAGCCCCGGGCAGGCCGCCCGTCTCATGCGCTTCCAGCACGCCAAGGCCGCCGTCGTCCGCGCCGTCGCCCGCGGCGCCCCGCCCGACCTCGCCCGGGTCGCCGCCGCACACGGCTACGCCGACCACTCCCACCTCGTCCGCGCGTTCCACCGCTACACCGGCCTGAGCCCGACCGCGTGGCTCGCCGAGGAGTGCCGGAACATCCAAGCCGGGGGGCACCTCAACGGCGAAGAATCGGACTCATGA
- a CDS encoding response regulator: protein MTSEAPGGAAPISLLIVDDHPVVRNGLRGMFESAPGFTVLGEAADGVEGVARAAELDPDVVLMDLRMPGGGGVDAIRELTRRGARARVLVLTTYDTDSDTLPAIEAGATGYLLKDAPREELFTAVRAAAEGRTVLSPAVASRLVTAVRTPAASADETLSAREREVLLLVSKGTSNKEIARELFISEATVKTHLTHIYAKLGVKDRAAAVAVAYDRKILG, encoded by the coding sequence ATGACCAGTGAAGCCCCCGGCGGCGCCGCCCCGATCAGCCTCCTCATCGTCGACGACCACCCCGTCGTACGGAACGGCCTGCGCGGCATGTTCGAGTCCGCCCCCGGGTTCACCGTCCTCGGCGAGGCCGCCGACGGCGTCGAGGGCGTCGCCCGCGCCGCCGAACTCGACCCCGACGTCGTCCTCATGGACCTGCGCATGCCCGGCGGCGGGGGAGTCGACGCGATCAGGGAACTGACCCGCCGCGGCGCCCGCGCCCGGGTCCTCGTCCTGACCACCTACGACACCGACTCCGACACCCTCCCCGCGATCGAGGCCGGCGCCACCGGCTACCTCCTCAAGGACGCCCCGCGCGAGGAACTCTTCACCGCCGTCCGCGCCGCCGCCGAAGGACGCACCGTCCTGTCGCCCGCCGTCGCGTCCCGCCTGGTCACCGCCGTCCGCACCCCGGCCGCCTCCGCCGACGAGACCCTCTCCGCACGCGAGCGCGAGGTCCTCCTCCTCGTCTCCAAGGGCACCTCCAACAAGGAGATCGCCCGCGAACTGTTCATCAGCGAGGCCACCGTGAAGACCCATCTCACCCACATCTACGCCAAGTTGGGCGTCAAGGACCGCGCGGCGGCGGTCGCCGTGGCGTACGACCGGAAAATTCTCGGATAG
- a CDS encoding L,D-transpeptidase translates to MNGRRPISAALLGAALLLVTACGGGGGSDAGSDGKGKADKAAEANKPSEAVVTVAPKDGAGGVATSGALKVTADKGRLSQVEVEDSKGNPVQGAITDGGTTWTPAHHLAASTKYKVHAVAKDSAGRESAKDSSFTTLTPQNTFVGTFTPEDGSKVGVGMPFSVRFTRGITHPEDVEKAISIKTEPAVDVEGHWFGNDRLDFRPEKYWAAGTKVTVKMNLDGVEGRDGVYGKQVRTVKFTIGRSQVSTVDAKKHMMTVERDGKVIKKIPVTTGKPGYDTWNGQMVISERLRVTRMNGDTVGYGGEYDIKDVPHAMRLTNSGTFIHGNYWGGGTFGNVNSSHGCVGLADVRGGYDKKVSAAWFFDRSMVGDVVVVKNSHDQTVAPDNGYNGWNMSWADWKK, encoded by the coding sequence TTGAACGGGCGACGACCGATATCGGCGGCTCTGCTGGGGGCGGCGCTGCTGCTGGTCACCGCGTGCGGTGGTGGAGGCGGTTCGGACGCGGGCAGCGACGGCAAGGGCAAAGCGGACAAGGCGGCCGAGGCGAACAAGCCGTCGGAGGCCGTCGTCACCGTCGCGCCGAAGGACGGCGCGGGCGGCGTGGCCACGAGCGGCGCGCTGAAGGTGACGGCGGACAAGGGCCGGCTGTCCCAGGTCGAGGTCGAGGACAGCAAGGGCAACCCGGTCCAGGGCGCGATCACCGACGGCGGCACGACCTGGACGCCGGCGCACCACCTGGCCGCGTCGACCAAGTACAAGGTCCACGCGGTGGCGAAGGACTCGGCGGGCCGTGAGTCGGCGAAGGACTCGTCGTTCACGACGCTGACCCCGCAGAACACGTTCGTCGGCACGTTCACGCCGGAGGACGGTTCGAAGGTCGGCGTCGGCATGCCGTTCTCGGTGCGCTTCACGCGGGGCATCACGCACCCCGAGGACGTCGAGAAGGCCATCTCGATCAAGACCGAACCGGCCGTCGACGTCGAGGGCCACTGGTTCGGCAACGACCGGCTCGACTTCCGTCCCGAGAAGTACTGGGCGGCGGGCACGAAGGTCACCGTGAAGATGAACCTGGACGGCGTCGAGGGCCGTGACGGCGTCTACGGCAAGCAGGTGCGGACCGTGAAGTTCACGATCGGCCGGAGCCAGGTCTCCACGGTCGACGCGAAGAAGCACATGATGACCGTCGAGCGCGACGGCAAGGTCATCAAGAAGATCCCGGTGACCACGGGCAAGCCCGGCTACGACACGTGGAACGGGCAGATGGTCATCAGCGAGCGGCTCCGGGTGACCCGCATGAACGGTGACACGGTCGGCTACGGCGGCGAGTACGACATCAAGGACGTCCCGCACGCCATGCGCCTCACCAACTCCGGCACGTTCATCCACGGCAACTACTGGGGCGGCGGCACCTTCGGCAACGTCAACTCCAGCCACGGCTGTGTGGGCCTGGCGGATGTGCGCGGCGGCTACGACAAGAAGGTCTCGGCGGCCTGGTTCTTCGACCGCTCGATGGTCGGCGACGTGGTGGTCGTCAAGAACTCCCACGACCAGACGGTGGCCCCTGACAACGGGTACAACGGCTGGAACATGTCCTGGGCCGACTGGAAGAAGTGA
- a CDS encoding VOC family protein: MNTTQNTPPPTVWPTLQADDAPALIDFLVGTVGFLRTAVHEDGDRVAHAQLDWPEGGGIMLGSAKPVDDEAGNWSLRPGSFGCYVVTARVDELYGRLVDAGVKILREIEDQPYGSREFAVLDPEGNKWSFGTYAGEPRG, from the coding sequence ATGAACACGACACAGAACACCCCTCCGCCCACCGTCTGGCCCACCCTCCAGGCCGACGACGCGCCCGCCCTGATCGACTTCCTCGTCGGCACGGTCGGATTCCTGCGCACCGCCGTCCACGAGGACGGCGACCGCGTCGCCCACGCGCAGCTCGACTGGCCGGAAGGAGGCGGGATCATGCTCGGCTCCGCCAAACCGGTGGACGACGAGGCCGGCAACTGGAGCCTGCGGCCCGGCTCGTTCGGCTGCTACGTCGTGACGGCGCGGGTCGACGAACTGTACGGGCGGCTCGTCGACGCGGGCGTCAAGATCCTCCGCGAGATCGAGGACCAGCCCTACGGAAGCCGCGAGTTCGCCGTGCTCGATCCCGAGGGGAACAAGTGGTCCTTCGGCACGTATGCGGGCGAGCCGCGCGGCTGA
- a CDS encoding L,D-transpeptidase: MRRARRAGAALAAVLIFAGCDAADEELGKPRSPEDLIRVSPDDAKRGVSTGERLRVEVPEGHLQSVKVVRTRDAQEERVPGRLEDDGRTWRPTGPGGGRLALAAKYTVDAVAVDGEGRRSARHTTFTTAVPDERFIGYVTPENRATVGTGMIVKLEFNREIRNRAAVEKAVSVTARPAVEVAPHWFGKTRLDFRPEKYWKPGTEVTVALDLRDVEGAPGVYGLQRKTFSFTVGRSQVSLVDAKNHTMQVRRDGELLDTLPITAGAPRSTTYNGKMVVSEMLEVTRMNSRTVGFGGEYDIPDVPHAIRLTDSGTFLHGNYWSQGVFGSSNVSHGCVGLRDVKGGSALTPAGWFFDRTLVGDVVEVRGSADKQVAPDNGLGGWNLGWSKWKAGSARS; encoded by the coding sequence GTGAGGCGCGCACGGCGCGCGGGGGCGGCCCTGGCCGCCGTACTGATCTTCGCCGGATGCGACGCGGCGGACGAGGAGCTCGGCAAGCCGCGCTCGCCCGAGGACCTGATCCGGGTGTCGCCGGACGACGCGAAGCGGGGGGTGAGCACGGGCGAACGGCTCCGCGTCGAGGTCCCCGAGGGGCATCTGCAGTCGGTGAAGGTGGTGCGGACGCGGGACGCCCAGGAGGAGCGGGTGCCGGGCCGGCTCGAGGACGACGGCCGGACCTGGCGGCCGACCGGCCCCGGCGGCGGCCGGCTCGCCCTCGCCGCGAAGTACACGGTGGACGCGGTCGCGGTCGACGGCGAGGGACGCCGCTCGGCCCGGCACACCACGTTCACGACGGCCGTCCCCGACGAGCGGTTCATCGGCTACGTCACGCCCGAGAACCGCGCCACGGTCGGCACCGGCATGATCGTGAAGCTGGAGTTCAACCGGGAGATCCGCAACCGCGCTGCCGTCGAGAAGGCCGTCTCGGTCACCGCCCGCCCGGCGGTCGAGGTCGCCCCGCACTGGTTCGGGAAGACGCGGCTCGACTTCCGCCCCGAGAAGTACTGGAAGCCGGGCACCGAGGTCACCGTCGCGCTCGATCTGCGGGACGTGGAGGGCGCCCCCGGCGTCTACGGTCTGCAGCGCAAGACGTTCTCGTTCACGGTCGGCCGCAGCCAGGTCAGCCTCGTCGACGCGAAGAACCACACGATGCAGGTGCGCCGCGACGGGGAGCTCCTCGACACCCTGCCCATCACGGCGGGGGCGCCGCGCTCGACGACGTACAACGGGAAGATGGTGGTCTCCGAGATGCTCGAGGTCACCCGTATGAACAGCCGCACCGTCGGCTTCGGCGGCGAGTACGACATCCCCGACGTGCCGCACGCGATCCGGCTCACCGACTCCGGCACCTTCCTGCACGGCAACTACTGGTCGCAGGGCGTCTTCGGGTCCAGCAACGTCAGCCACGGGTGTGTCGGGCTGCGGGACGTGAAGGGCGGCAGCGCGCTGACGCCGGCCGGCTGGTTCTTCGACCGCACGCTCGTCGGGGACGTCGTCGAGGTGCGCGGCAGCGCCGACAAGCAGGTGGCGCCGGACAACGGTCTGGGCGGCTGGAACCTGGGCTGGTCCAAGTGGAAGGCGGGTTCCGCGCGTTCATAG
- a CDS encoding ABC transporter permease, protein MSTVTLAAPAQTARRAVLTAEFRLFRREPGSLVGILLFPVALLVILGSIPAFREADDSLGGIRLVDAYVPVTVLLGMIAGGLQSMPPIITGYRERGILRRMSTTPVRPSALIGAQMGIHGAAVLVSAALCLAVGRLAFDVALPRQLFGYLLALVLAVAVALALGAVVCARAGTTKISTAIGTVVFFPSMFTAGVWLPVQSMPDALAHIVELTPFGAAAQALDQAAAGHWPGTVHLLVVAAWAVALSAAAARWFRWE, encoded by the coding sequence ATGAGCACCGTCACCCTCGCCGCCCCGGCCCAGACCGCCCGCCGCGCCGTCCTCACCGCCGAGTTCCGCCTCTTCCGGCGCGAACCCGGCAGCCTCGTCGGCATCCTCCTCTTCCCCGTCGCCCTCCTCGTGATCCTCGGCTCCATCCCCGCCTTCCGGGAGGCCGACGACAGCCTCGGCGGCATCCGGCTCGTCGACGCCTACGTCCCCGTCACCGTGCTCCTCGGCATGATCGCGGGCGGCCTCCAGTCGATGCCGCCGATCATCACCGGCTACCGCGAACGCGGCATCCTGCGCCGCATGTCGACGACGCCCGTACGGCCGTCCGCGCTGATCGGCGCCCAGATGGGCATCCACGGCGCCGCCGTCCTCGTCTCCGCCGCGCTCTGCCTCGCCGTCGGCCGCCTCGCCTTCGACGTGGCCCTGCCCCGCCAGCTCTTCGGCTACCTGCTGGCCCTCGTCCTCGCCGTGGCCGTCGCCCTCGCCCTCGGCGCCGTCGTCTGCGCCCGCGCCGGCACGACGAAGATCTCCACGGCCATCGGCACCGTCGTGTTCTTCCCGTCCATGTTCACCGCGGGCGTCTGGCTGCCGGTGCAGTCGATGCCGGACGCACTGGCGCACATCGTCGAGCTGACCCCGTTCGGCGCCGCCGCGCAGGCCCTCGACCAGGCCGCGGCCGGCCACTGGCCCGGCACCGTCCACCTGCTCGTCGTCGCCGCCTGGGCGGTGGCCCTGTCCGCCGCGGCCGCCCGCTGGTTCCGCTGGGAGTGA
- a CDS encoding sensor histidine kinase, giving the protein MINGPAPERTAAELADAVATAEDPWRVVHRYGAYVLLAIGTVLIAATSDVIGMDRTQWWIAGSLIVTALALQVWWTLTEPAVPRPSAVSALFYWVRWAIGFVVALINPFFAFFAAVGYYDADRLLPRRQQKPGILASVIIVAGAQSGGLPPRGPLGWSVFGALIVANMAFVVITGHLQEKEQERARVQVRTIHELARTNAALQQALDENAALHAQLLLQAREAGVADERRRLAAEIHDTIAQGLTGIIAQLQVVAGAPTLAVAREHLDRASDLARHSLGEARRSVHNLAPAALADATLPEALKKTVADWGTRTGVRAEFTLTGTAQPLHEEIEATLLRITEEALSNAARHAHAGRLGVTLSFMAGEVTLDVRDDGRGFDPLTLPARTGSGGFGLDGMRARAERLAGDVTVESEPGGGTAISARVPLVPHDQ; this is encoded by the coding sequence GTGATCAACGGACCCGCGCCCGAGCGCACCGCCGCCGAACTCGCCGACGCCGTCGCCACCGCCGAGGACCCCTGGCGCGTCGTGCACCGCTACGGCGCGTACGTCCTGCTCGCCATCGGCACCGTTCTGATCGCCGCCACCTCCGACGTCATCGGCATGGACCGCACCCAGTGGTGGATCGCCGGCAGCCTCATCGTCACCGCGCTCGCCCTCCAGGTGTGGTGGACCCTCACCGAACCGGCCGTACCGCGCCCGTCCGCCGTCAGCGCGCTCTTCTACTGGGTGCGCTGGGCGATCGGCTTCGTCGTCGCGCTCATCAACCCGTTCTTCGCCTTCTTCGCGGCCGTCGGCTACTACGACGCCGACCGGCTGCTGCCGCGCCGCCAGCAGAAACCCGGCATCCTCGCCTCCGTGATCATCGTGGCGGGCGCCCAGAGCGGCGGCCTGCCGCCCCGCGGACCGCTCGGCTGGTCCGTGTTCGGCGCGCTCATCGTCGCCAACATGGCCTTCGTCGTCATCACCGGACACCTCCAGGAGAAGGAGCAGGAGCGGGCCCGCGTCCAGGTCCGCACCATCCACGAACTCGCCCGGACCAACGCGGCACTCCAGCAGGCCCTCGACGAGAACGCCGCCCTGCACGCCCAACTCCTGCTCCAGGCACGGGAGGCGGGCGTCGCCGACGAACGCCGCCGGCTCGCCGCCGAGATCCACGACACCATCGCCCAGGGGCTGACCGGCATCATCGCCCAGCTCCAGGTCGTCGCCGGCGCCCCCACCCTCGCCGTCGCCCGCGAACACCTCGACCGCGCCAGCGACCTGGCCCGGCACAGCCTCGGCGAGGCCCGCCGCTCCGTCCACAACCTCGCCCCCGCCGCCCTCGCCGACGCCACCCTCCCCGAGGCGCTCAAGAAGACCGTCGCCGACTGGGGCACCCGCACCGGCGTGCGCGCCGAGTTCACCCTCACCGGCACCGCCCAGCCCCTGCACGAGGAGATCGAGGCCACCCTCCTGCGCATCACCGAGGAGGCCCTCTCCAACGCCGCCCGCCACGCCCACGCCGGCCGGCTCGGCGTCACCCTCTCCTTCATGGCCGGCGAGGTCACCCTCGACGTCCGCGACGACGGCCGCGGCTTCGACCCGCTCACCCTGCCCGCCCGGACCGGCAGCGGCGGCTTCGGCCTCGACGGCATGCGCGCCCGCGCCGAACGCCTCGCCGGCGACGTCACCGTCGAGTCCGAGCCGGGCGGCGGCACGGCGATCTCCGCTCGCGTACCTTTGGTGCCCCATGACCAGTGA
- the glgX gene encoding glycogen debranching protein GlgX codes for MSSAAEQEAVPAPAPYGRTRGRTPPVEPMWPGTPAPLGARHRVGPDGVAGTNFALWAGGAESVELCLFDAEGRERRSPLAESTHEIWHGFVPGVLPGQRYGFRVHGRWDPWTGARWNPAKLLLDPYARAVDGEFTLPAAVYGHVRDWPEQHVADTVRDERDSAPYVPKGVVVHDDGPDDLWADDRRPKTPWADTVIYELHVRGFTRRHPGIPEELRGTYAGLAHPAAIAHLVRLGVTAVELLPVHQFAHEDHLLRRGLRNHWGYNSIGYFAPHAGYAATGTGGQQVGEFRRMVRALHDAGIEVILDVVYNHTAEAGELGPTLSLKGIDNRGYYRLQDDARRYADYTGCGNTLHVVQPHVLRLITDSLRYWVTEMGVDGFRFDLAAALARSMHDVDMLSPFLAVIAQDPVLRRVKLIAEPWDVGSGGYQVGAFPPLWTEWNDRYRDAVRDFWRGALPDVRDLGYRLSGSSDLYAWGGRRPYASVNFVTAHDGFTLRDLVSYERKHNEANGEGNRDGTDDNRAWNCGVEGETDDPGVRALRRRQSRNLLATLLLSTGVPMLVAGDEFGRTQGGNNNAYCQDNETGWVDWSLLEEPEWQALAALTARLIALRHAHPVLRRRAFFSGRARAADGLRDLAWFTVRGEEMTERDWFAPAASLGMYLSGRDIPGRDARGHAVRDESFLVLLHAGEGAVSWVLPGEPWGRRYEVLVDTGAESGVVSPGVVHPGGAELLVEPRTVLLLRVVE; via the coding sequence GTGTCGAGCGCAGCCGAGCAGGAGGCGGTGCCCGCCCCGGCGCCGTACGGGAGAACGCGCGGGCGGACCCCGCCGGTGGAGCCGATGTGGCCGGGCACGCCCGCGCCGCTCGGCGCCCGCCACCGGGTCGGCCCGGACGGGGTCGCCGGCACCAACTTCGCGCTGTGGGCGGGCGGCGCCGAGTCCGTCGAGCTGTGCCTGTTCGACGCCGAGGGCCGCGAACGGCGCTCCCCGCTGGCCGAGTCGACGCACGAGATCTGGCACGGCTTCGTGCCCGGCGTGCTGCCCGGGCAGCGCTACGGGTTCCGGGTGCACGGCCGCTGGGACCCGTGGACCGGCGCCCGCTGGAACCCGGCCAAGCTGCTCCTGGATCCGTACGCCCGTGCCGTGGACGGGGAGTTCACCCTGCCCGCCGCGGTCTACGGCCACGTACGGGACTGGCCCGAGCAGCACGTCGCGGACACCGTGCGCGACGAACGGGACTCGGCGCCGTACGTGCCCAAGGGGGTCGTCGTGCACGACGACGGGCCCGACGACCTGTGGGCCGACGACCGCAGGCCGAAGACGCCCTGGGCCGACACCGTCATCTACGAACTGCACGTGCGCGGCTTCACCCGCCGGCACCCGGGGATCCCCGAGGAGCTGCGCGGCACGTACGCGGGGCTCGCGCATCCGGCGGCGATCGCGCACCTGGTGCGGCTCGGGGTGACGGCCGTGGAACTGCTGCCCGTGCACCAGTTCGCGCACGAGGACCATCTGCTGCGGCGCGGACTGCGCAACCACTGGGGCTACAACTCGATCGGCTACTTCGCCCCGCACGCCGGGTACGCGGCCACCGGCACCGGCGGACAGCAGGTCGGCGAGTTCCGGCGGATGGTGCGGGCGCTGCACGACGCGGGCATCGAGGTGATCCTCGACGTCGTCTACAACCACACGGCGGAGGCGGGCGAGCTCGGCCCGACGCTGTCCCTGAAGGGCATCGACAACCGCGGCTACTACCGGCTCCAGGACGACGCCCGCCGCTACGCCGACTACACGGGCTGCGGCAACACACTGCACGTCGTCCAGCCGCACGTGCTGCGGCTGATCACCGACTCGCTGCGGTACTGGGTGACCGAGATGGGCGTCGACGGCTTCCGCTTCGACCTCGCGGCGGCACTGGCCCGCTCGATGCACGACGTCGACATGCTCTCCCCCTTCCTCGCGGTCATCGCGCAGGACCCGGTGCTGCGCCGCGTGAAGCTCATCGCGGAGCCGTGGGACGTCGGCTCGGGCGGCTATCAGGTGGGCGCCTTCCCACCCCTGTGGACGGAGTGGAACGACCGCTACCGCGACGCCGTACGGGACTTCTGGCGGGGCGCGCTGCCCGATGTGCGGGATCTCGGGTACCGGCTCTCGGGGTCGAGCGACCTGTACGCGTGGGGTGGCCGGCGCCCGTACGCCTCGGTCAACTTCGTCACCGCGCACGACGGTTTCACCCTGCGCGACCTCGTGTCGTACGAGCGCAAGCACAACGAGGCGAACGGCGAGGGCAACCGGGACGGGACCGACGACAACCGGGCCTGGAACTGCGGGGTCGAGGGCGAGACCGACGATCCCGGCGTACGGGCCCTGCGGCGGCGGCAGTCGCGGAACCTGCTGGCGACGCTGCTGCTGTCCACGGGGGTGCCGATGCTCGTCGCCGGGGACGAGTTCGGGCGGACCCAGGGCGGCAACAACAACGCGTACTGCCAGGACAACGAGACCGGCTGGGTCGACTGGAGCCTCCTGGAGGAGCCGGAGTGGCAGGCGCTGGCCGCGCTGACGGCGCGGCTGATCGCGCTGCGGCACGCGCATCCGGTGCTGCGGCGGCGGGCGTTCTTCTCGGGGCGGGCGCGAGCCGCGGACGGGCTGCGGGATCTGGCCTGGTTCACGGTGCGGGGCGAGGAGATGACGGAGCGGGACTGGTTCGCGCCGGCCGCGTCACTGGGCATGTACCTGTCTGGCCGGGACATTCCCGGGCGGGACGCGCGGGGGCACGCCGTGCGGGACGAGAGCTTCCTCGTGCTGCTGCACGCGGGTGAGGGGGCGGTGTCGTGGGTGCTGCCGGGTGAGCCGTGGGGGCGGCGGTACGAGGTGCTGGTCGACACGGGTGCCGAGTCCGGGGTCGTCTCGCCCGGCGTGGTGCACCCCGGCGGCGCCGAGCTGTTGGTCGAGCCCCGCACGGTGTTGTTGCTCCGGGTCGTGGAGTAG